A genomic stretch from Methanomassiliicoccales archaeon includes:
- a CDS encoding DUF61 family protein: protein MFSNGAFEKFIASMNRHLPAIRRRLIDLLNEEDPCYTGKDGNTYAISKNEIEYIASLLDDMEKERLKLPIFIMTDTSYPGGAWKVSGRIEVQVVSRIIDREPESEDEIRIFYPHLMELRKRLPTATTCLYVP from the coding sequence ATGTTCAGCAACGGAGCATTCGAAAAATTCATCGCCTCGATGAACCGCCATCTTCCGGCAATAAGAAGGCGTCTGATCGATCTTCTCAACGAGGAGGATCCTTGTTACACCGGAAAAGATGGAAACACTTATGCAATTTCAAAGAACGAAATCGAGTATATCGCCTCTCTCCTCGACGACATGGAGAAAGAACGTCTCAAGCTGCCAATCTTCATTATGACAGATACCTCGTATCCAGGTGGAGCATGGAAGGTCTCAGGACGGATCGAAGTTCAAGTCGTTTCAAGAATCATTGATCGCGAACCTGAGAGTGAAGATGAGATCCGCATTTTCTATCCGCACCTGATGGAGCTGAGAAAGCGTCTGCCTACTGCCACCACTTGCCTCTACGTTCCTTGA
- a CDS encoding DUF763 domain-containing protein, protein MPKVGLADLPLHGGSAPRWLFERMVKLASAIADVMIIEYDSKEIIRRLADPFWFQAFSCVLGFDWHSSGTTTVTCGALKEALKTSDEICIAGGKGKRSTEAPNEIKAWADCHEMSPDLEARMIYASRMSAKIDNVAVQDGHELYHHTFVCDRRGNWTVVQQGMNQEKGYARRYHWYSGELREFVEEPHTAILGIEANKVLDMTSRKSGESRKISVDLVNEGTDRLKREIVFIGEGQSSITEWAGERILRLSMPRSINWEALREAYEFHPTNYEELLSIKGIGPSTVRALALIGELIYGAEPSWKDPVKFSFAVGGKDGVPFPVDRKSMDESIQLLIDGVEQAKIGEREKLDALKRLRRFVPHDFDAI, encoded by the coding sequence GTGCCGAAGGTCGGTCTCGCGGATCTGCCACTTCATGGAGGAAGCGCGCCTCGATGGCTTTTCGAAAGGATGGTGAAACTCGCCTCCGCGATCGCAGATGTCATGATCATTGAATACGACTCGAAGGAAATCATCAGGAGGCTTGCCGATCCCTTCTGGTTTCAGGCATTTTCATGCGTTCTCGGCTTCGACTGGCATAGTTCAGGGACAACGACCGTTACATGTGGGGCCTTGAAGGAGGCCTTAAAGACAAGTGACGAAATCTGCATCGCTGGGGGGAAGGGAAAGCGCTCGACTGAAGCCCCGAATGAGATCAAGGCATGGGCAGATTGCCATGAAATGTCGCCTGATCTCGAAGCTAGAATGATCTATGCGAGTAGGATGAGCGCAAAGATCGACAATGTTGCGGTCCAGGACGGACATGAGCTTTACCATCATACATTTGTTTGTGATAGAAGGGGGAATTGGACCGTTGTTCAACAAGGCATGAATCAGGAAAAGGGTTATGCAAGGAGATATCACTGGTACTCGGGCGAGTTAAGAGAATTCGTCGAGGAGCCCCACACAGCTATATTAGGTATTGAGGCGAACAAGGTTCTCGACATGACTTCACGAAAGAGCGGGGAATCTAGGAAAATCTCGGTAGATCTGGTCAACGAAGGAACGGATCGCTTGAAGCGAGAGATCGTTTTCATCGGGGAGGGACAAAGCTCCATCACAGAGTGGGCAGGGGAGCGAATATTGCGTCTGAGCATGCCTAGATCGATCAACTGGGAAGCATTGAGGGAAGCTTATGAATTCCATCCAACGAATTATGAGGAGTTGCTCTCGATAAAGGGCATTGGGCCTTCTACTGTCAGAGCCCTTGCGTTGATAGGAGAACTCATATACGGTGCCGAACCTAGCTGGAAGGATCCAGTCAAGTTCTCGTTTGCCGTTGGGGGTAAGGATGGAGTCCCGTTTCCGGTTGATAGGAAATCGATGGATGAGTCGATTCAGTTGTTGATCGATGGCGTTGAACAGGCGAAAATCGGAGAGCGGGAAAAGCTCGATGCGCTCAAGCGCCTCAGAAGATTCGTACCACATGATTTTGACGCTATTTGA